In a single window of the Chloroflexota bacterium genome:
- a CDS encoding acyl-CoA dehydrogenase, with protein MDFRFTPQQQAFRREVRDWLAGVLPRFQVGRDFAGVSEVESEDTRYSPAFSRELGKKGWIGLAWPKQYGGQGLGYIEQMIFSEEMALNKAPCGYHLPAERQMGPSILQFGSPEQKAFYIPKILAGELGFAIGYTEPNTGSDLAGLKTHARRDGDDWIVNGQKMWAGGSHLVDYIWTAVRTNPDAPKHRGVSVFIIPLKKTPGLSIRPFYTMAGSRMNEVFFQDVRVPHGAIVGEVDRGWYTVAHNLDFERSGIERVVHETMLFNEVIEAARGVRIGARPALEDPVMRHRLAGIATEIAVGRNLCYRVAWMQSRGKVPNYESSVGKLYTSEAGQRATNVFMQALGINATLERGSAHALLRGKVLRKHLDAVANSIRAGTSEIQRNIIATRGLGLPR; from the coding sequence ATGGACTTTCGCTTTACCCCTCAACAGCAGGCCTTCCGACGGGAAGTGCGCGACTGGCTCGCCGGCGTCCTCCCGCGCTTCCAAGTGGGGCGCGACTTCGCGGGCGTCAGCGAGGTGGAGTCGGAAGATACGCGCTACTCGCCGGCATTCTCCCGGGAGCTGGGGAAGAAGGGCTGGATCGGCCTGGCGTGGCCGAAGCAGTACGGCGGGCAAGGCCTGGGTTACATCGAGCAGATGATTTTCAGCGAGGAGATGGCGCTGAACAAGGCGCCGTGCGGCTATCACCTGCCCGCCGAGCGGCAGATGGGCCCCAGCATCCTGCAGTTCGGCTCTCCCGAGCAGAAGGCTTTCTACATCCCCAAGATCTTGGCGGGCGAGCTTGGCTTCGCCATCGGCTACACGGAGCCGAATACCGGCTCCGACCTGGCGGGGCTGAAGACCCATGCGCGGCGCGACGGCGACGATTGGATCGTGAACGGACAGAAGATGTGGGCGGGCGGCTCCCATCTTGTGGACTACATCTGGACGGCGGTCCGCACCAACCCGGACGCGCCCAAGCATCGCGGCGTGAGCGTCTTCATCATCCCGCTCAAAAAGACGCCGGGCCTCTCCATCCGCCCCTTCTACACAATGGCGGGCTCCCGGATGAACGAAGTCTTCTTCCAGGATGTGCGGGTGCCCCACGGCGCCATCGTCGGCGAGGTGGACCGGGGCTGGTACACCGTGGCTCACAATCTCGATTTCGAGCGCTCGGGGATCGAGCGCGTGGTGCATGAGACGATGCTCTTCAACGAAGTGATCGAGGCGGCGCGCGGCGTCCGCATCGGGGCACGCCCTGCGCTGGAGGACCCGGTCATGCGCCACCGGCTGGCGGGAATCGCGACGGAGATCGCGGTGGGCCGAAACCTCTGTTATCGCGTCGCGTGGATGCAGAGCAGGGGGAAGGTGCCGAACTACGAGTCGTCGGTCGGCAAGCTCTACACGAGCGAAGCGGGCCAGCGCGCCACGAACGTCTTCATGCAGGCGCTGGGGATCAACGCCACCCTGGAGCGCGGCTCGGCGCACGCCCTCTTGCGCGGCAAGGTCCTGCGCAAGCACCTGGATGCCGTTGCCAACAGCATCCGGGCGGGGACATCGGAGATCCAGCGCAACATCATCGCGACGAGGGGACTTGGGCTACCGAGATAG
- a CDS encoding XTP/dITP diphosphatase: protein MSSPRQKLLLATNNQGKLREYRTLLGNLPVDISTLKEAGITQAVDETASTIPENAVLKATEYARMTGLLTLADDSGLEVDALNGEPGVKSARYAGEHASDIERNELLLKNMAKVPDGKRQARFRCVIAIAGPGLPVQTAEGTCEGRIARESKGRTGFGYDPIFIVEGMWRHMAEMTMEEKNAISHRGKAAAKARKILERLLHQTK from the coding sequence ATGTCCTCCCCCCGCCAAAAGCTGCTCCTTGCCACGAACAACCAGGGCAAGCTTCGCGAATACCGCACCCTTCTCGGCAATCTGCCTGTTGACATAAGCACTCTCAAGGAGGCGGGTATTACCCAGGCTGTGGATGAGACGGCCTCCACGATTCCTGAGAACGCCGTTTTGAAAGCAACCGAATATGCGCGCATGACGGGGCTCCTGACCCTGGCCGACGATTCCGGCCTGGAGGTGGACGCCCTGAACGGCGAGCCTGGCGTGAAGTCGGCCCGGTATGCGGGGGAGCACGCCTCCGATATCGAGCGCAACGAGCTGCTGCTGAAGAACATGGCGAAGGTCCCGGATGGCAAACGCCAGGCCCGCTTCCGGTGTGTCATCGCCATCGCAGGCCCCGGCCTGCCCGTGCAGACGGCCGAAGGGACGTGCGAGGGGCGCATCGCCCGGGAGTCCAAGGGACGAACCGGCTTCGGCTACGACCCCATCTTCATCGTGGAGGGCATGTGGCGCCATATGGCGGAGATGACGATGGAGGAGAAGAACGCCATCAGCCACCGGGGCAAGGCGGCGGCGAAGGCGCGGAAGATCCTTGAGCGCTTGCTTCACCAGACGAAGTAG
- a CDS encoding YebC/PmpR family DNA-binding transcriptional regulator: protein MAGHSKWKQIKRAKGITDQKRGALFTKLAREITIAAKAGGGDPDANFRLRMAIQKAKDGNMPLDNIQRAIAKGTGQGEQQALVEITYEGYAPGGAAVFVQAVTDNKNRTASEVRHVFTRYGGSLGESGSVSWQFSNMGALAVAVPKGKADDVTLAAIDAGAEDVKGEGESLEVYTPPDKVDVVRKAIEAAGAKVVSAELQMVPKTAMTVDRGSAGQALRLLDELEDLDDVQKVFTNADFPEEVLAAAG from the coding sequence ATGGCCGGCCACTCAAAATGGAAGCAGATCAAGCGAGCAAAGGGCATCACCGACCAGAAGCGGGGCGCCCTGTTCACGAAGCTCGCGCGTGAGATCACCATCGCCGCCAAGGCGGGCGGCGGCGACCCGGATGCCAACTTCCGCCTGCGCATGGCGATCCAGAAGGCCAAAGACGGCAACATGCCCCTGGATAATATCCAGCGGGCCATCGCGAAGGGGACGGGCCAAGGCGAACAGCAGGCGCTGGTTGAGATAACCTACGAAGGGTATGCCCCCGGCGGCGCCGCCGTCTTCGTCCAGGCAGTGACGGACAACAAGAATCGCACGGCTTCCGAAGTGCGCCACGTCTTCACGCGGTACGGCGGCAGCCTGGGCGAATCGGGATCCGTCTCCTGGCAGTTCTCCAACATGGGGGCGCTGGCCGTCGCCGTTCCCAAGGGCAAGGCGGACGACGTGACGCTGGCGGCGATAGACGCAGGCGCCGAGGATGTGAAGGGCGAAGGCGAAAGCCTTGAGGTCTATACGCCGCCGGATAAGGTAGACGTTGTCCGCAAGGCCATCGAAGCTGCGGGGGCGAAGGTTGTTTCAGCCGAACTGCAGATGGTGCCCAAGACCGCCATGACGGTTGACCGCGGCAGCGCAGGCCAGGCCCTTAGGCTGCTGGACGAGCTGGAAGATCTCGATGACGTGCAGAAGGTCTTCACCAACGCCGATTTCCCCGAAGAGGTCCTGGCGGCCGCCGGGTAG
- a CDS encoding killer suppression protein HigA has product MDIEYATGKLAAAARSYQEALRLYGTIIGRKYHQRLMVLRSVGTVEELYGHRALRLHPLKGDRAGQLALTLTGNYRLVIEKVRKDTVRIMSVEDYHGD; this is encoded by the coding sequence TTGGACATCGAATATGCCACAGGCAAGCTTGCTGCGGCAGCACGCAGCTATCAAGAGGCTCTCCGGCTTTATGGCACTATCATCGGACGCAAATACCATCAGCGATTGATGGTTTTGCGGTCGGTTGGGACCGTGGAGGAGCTCTACGGACACCGAGCGCTTCGCCTTCACCCGCTGAAAGGTGACCGTGCTGGACAGCTTGCCTTGACATTGACCGGAAACTACCGACTTGTCATCGAGAAAGTCAGGAAAGACACTGTACGCATCATGAGCGTGGAGGACTACCATGGCGACTAA
- a CDS encoding methylmalonyl-CoA mutase: protein MEREGAATKRNGKAQERPGLFTTISGVPVKRVYSASDLAERDFDEQEGLPGEYPYLRGIHPTGYRGKLWTMRLFSGFGTAEETNGRYKYLLANGQTGLSVAFDMPTLMGYDTDHELSRGEFGKCGVAVSSLADMETLFGGIPLGDVSTSMTINGPAAIIWAMYLVAAEKQGVGFERLRGTIQNDIFKEYTAQNEFIFPPQQSLRLVVDTVEYASKHVPQWNPISISGYHIREAGSTAAQELAFTLADGFAYVEACVKRGMDVDDFAPRLSFFFNAHSDFFEEIAKYRAARRIWARELRHRFGAKSDRSLWLRFHTQTAGCSLTSQQPENNVARVTLQALAAVLGGTQSLHTNSLDEALALPSEKAVTIALRTQQIIAHESGVTNTVDPLGGSYFIEKLTDELERQAYDYFKEIERLGGLIPAIENGFFHREIADAAYRYQREVEKKQRIIVGVNDYVTDEPQKIPLLVMDAEGEKKQIARLRKIRASRDKRLAEQRLAALASAARGESNLMPFILDAVRAHATLGEISDVLREVWGEHLPFGAPAKRSQPAEQKKNVHAFA, encoded by the coding sequence ATGGAGCGCGAAGGGGCGGCCACGAAGCGCAACGGGAAGGCCCAGGAGCGCCCCGGCCTCTTCACGACCATTTCGGGCGTGCCGGTGAAGCGCGTCTACAGCGCATCCGACCTCGCGGAGCGCGACTTCGACGAGCAGGAGGGCCTGCCGGGCGAGTATCCGTACCTGCGCGGCATCCACCCGACGGGCTACCGGGGGAAGCTGTGGACGATGCGCCTCTTCTCCGGCTTCGGCACGGCGGAGGAGACCAACGGGCGCTACAAGTATCTGCTGGCCAACGGCCAGACGGGCCTCTCCGTCGCCTTCGACATGCCCACGCTGATGGGCTATGACACGGACCACGAGCTTTCGCGGGGCGAGTTCGGCAAGTGCGGCGTCGCCGTCTCCTCGCTGGCCGACATGGAGACCCTTTTCGGCGGCATCCCCCTGGGCGACGTGAGCACCTCCATGACGATCAACGGCCCGGCGGCCATCATCTGGGCCATGTACCTCGTCGCCGCTGAGAAGCAGGGCGTGGGGTTCGAGCGGCTGCGGGGCACGATCCAGAACGACATCTTCAAGGAATACACGGCGCAGAACGAGTTCATCTTCCCGCCCCAGCAATCGCTGCGGCTCGTGGTGGACACTGTGGAATATGCCTCCAAGCACGTCCCCCAGTGGAACCCCATCAGCATCAGCGGCTACCACATCCGCGAGGCGGGCTCCACGGCGGCCCAGGAGCTGGCTTTCACGCTGGCCGACGGCTTCGCCTACGTGGAGGCGTGCGTGAAGCGCGGCATGGATGTGGACGACTTCGCGCCGCGCCTGAGCTTCTTCTTCAACGCCCACAGTGATTTCTTCGAGGAGATCGCCAAATACCGGGCCGCCCGGCGCATCTGGGCGCGGGAGCTGCGGCATCGCTTCGGGGCGAAGAGCGACCGCTCCCTCTGGCTGCGGTTCCATACGCAGACGGCAGGCTGCTCGCTCACCTCACAGCAGCCGGAGAACAACGTCGCCCGGGTGACGCTCCAGGCCCTGGCGGCAGTCCTGGGCGGGACACAATCGCTGCACACCAACTCCCTCGATGAGGCGCTGGCCCTGCCTTCGGAGAAGGCCGTCACCATCGCGCTGCGCACGCAGCAGATCATCGCCCACGAGAGCGGCGTCACGAACACCGTTGACCCCTTGGGCGGCAGCTACTTCATCGAGAAGCTGACGGATGAGCTTGAGCGGCAGGCGTACGACTATTTCAAGGAGATCGAGCGGCTGGGCGGGCTGATCCCCGCCATCGAAAACGGCTTCTTCCATCGGGAGATCGCCGATGCGGCCTACCGCTACCAGCGCGAGGTAGAGAAAAAGCAGCGCATCATCGTCGGCGTGAACGACTATGTGACGGACGAGCCGCAGAAGATCCCGCTGCTGGTCATGGACGCCGAGGGCGAGAAGAAGCAGATCGCGCGCCTGCGCAAGATACGCGCCTCACGGGATAAGCGCCTGGCGGAGCAGCGCCTCGCCGCCCTTGCCTCCGCGGCCAGGGGCGAAAGCAACCTCATGCCCTTTATCCTGGACGCCGTTCGCGCCCACGCCACCCTCGGCGAGATCTCCGATGTCCTCCGGGAGGTCTGGGGCGAGCACCTCCCCTTCGGCGCGCCTGCCAAGAGGTCCCAGCCCGCCGAGCAGAAGAAGAACGTCCACGCGTTCGCTTGA
- the moaA gene encoding GTP 3',8-cyclase MoaA, with amino-acid sequence MAPTTSQATPSLPNAAAGAVVDRLRRPLHDLRISVTDRCNFRCTYCMPAEIYGERYHFLPKSAVLSYEEIARLARIFVKLGARKLRLTGGEPLVRSNIEELVALLAKIEGVEDLAMTTNGYLLAEKAQALQTAGLKRITVSLDTLDDEIFGRMNGRGYGVKRVLEGIAAAEAAGLRPIKIDAVVQRGVNDQTIVELARRFKGTGHIVRFIEFMDVGNINKWKPEMVVPSAEVIARLSAVWPLEPVEANYYGEVAERWRYADGSGEIGVISSVTQPFCATCTRARLSPQGELFTCLFGTKGKDLREPLRAGASDAEIETMVSGVWKSREDRYSEIRASLDKPGGKKIEMYQIGG; translated from the coding sequence ATGGCCCCAACGACCTCCCAGGCCACGCCATCCCTTCCGAACGCCGCCGCAGGCGCCGTGGTTGACCGCCTGCGCAGGCCGCTGCACGACCTGCGCATCTCCGTCACCGACCGGTGCAACTTCCGCTGCACCTACTGTATGCCTGCCGAGATCTACGGCGAGCGCTATCACTTCCTCCCCAAGTCGGCCGTCCTCTCCTATGAGGAGATCGCGCGGCTGGCGCGCATCTTTGTGAAGCTCGGCGCGCGCAAGCTGCGGCTCACGGGCGGCGAGCCGCTCGTGCGCTCCAACATCGAGGAGCTGGTGGCGCTTCTGGCGAAAATCGAAGGGGTGGAAGACCTGGCGATGACGACCAACGGCTACCTCCTGGCCGAAAAGGCCCAGGCGCTGCAAACGGCCGGGCTAAAGCGCATCACGGTCAGCCTGGATACGCTGGACGACGAGATCTTCGGCAGGATGAACGGGCGCGGCTACGGCGTGAAGCGCGTCCTGGAGGGGATCGCCGCCGCCGAGGCCGCGGGCCTGCGGCCGATCAAGATTGACGCCGTCGTCCAGCGCGGCGTCAACGACCAGACGATCGTGGAGCTGGCGCGGCGCTTCAAGGGCACGGGGCACATCGTGCGCTTCATCGAGTTCATGGACGTGGGCAACATCAACAAGTGGAAGCCGGAGATGGTGGTCCCATCGGCTGAAGTAATCGCGAGGCTCAGCGCCGTCTGGCCCCTGGAGCCTGTAGAGGCCAACTACTACGGCGAGGTCGCCGAGCGGTGGCGCTACGCGGACGGCAGCGGCGAGATCGGCGTCATCTCCTCCGTGACGCAGCCCTTCTGCGCCACCTGCACCCGGGCGCGCCTTTCGCCCCAGGGCGAGCTCTTCACGTGCCTCTTCGGAACGAAGGGCAAGGACCTACGCGAGCCGTTGCGCGCCGGGGCCTCGGACGCCGAGATCGAGACGATGGTGAGCGGCGTGTGGAAGAGCCGGGAAGACCGCTATTCCGAGATACGCGCCTCCCTCGATAAGCCCGGCGGCAAGAAGATCGAGATGTACCAGATCGGCGGCTAA
- the ruvC gene encoding crossover junction endodeoxyribonuclease RuvC yields the protein MRVLGIDPGTIRMGYGIVDEDGRDLKLVDCGVIQAPAKAPIEARLLKIFRGLQQLLDLYKPSAVAVEEPFVVQSPRKSAMAVGEARAIALLASAQRDTPVFQYGPSKVRSIVADYGGGDKEQVRSMVALLLGGVSLDEEQLDASDALAVAICHIRQAEVNALLAENPMAQALKPTSRRRAAR from the coding sequence ATGCGGGTGTTAGGCATAGACCCAGGTACCATCCGCATGGGCTATGGCATCGTTGACGAGGACGGGCGCGACCTGAAGCTCGTTGATTGCGGTGTCATCCAGGCTCCTGCCAAGGCCCCCATCGAAGCGCGGCTCCTCAAGATTTTCCGCGGGCTCCAGCAGCTGCTGGACCTCTACAAGCCCTCAGCCGTCGCCGTTGAAGAGCCGTTCGTCGTGCAAAGCCCGCGCAAGTCGGCCATGGCCGTGGGCGAGGCGCGCGCTATAGCGCTCCTGGCGTCGGCCCAGCGCGATACGCCCGTCTTCCAGTACGGCCCCTCGAAGGTGCGGAGCATCGTGGCCGATTACGGCGGCGGCGATAAGGAGCAGGTGCGGAGCATGGTGGCGCTCCTGCTGGGCGGCGTCAGCCTCGACGAGGAGCAGCTGGACGCCTCCGACGCGCTTGCCGTAGCTATCTGCCACATCCGCCAGGCTGAGGTGAACGCCCTGCTGGCCGAGAACCCCATGGCGCAAGCCCTGAAGCCTACTTCCCGAAGGAGAGCCGCCCGATGA
- a CDS encoding HigA family addiction module antidote protein, which produces MATKLQPLPNGAIPPGEYLLEELEARGITQKELARRMRRPLNAINEIINGKKAVTAETALQLESVMPEIRARFWLNLETEHQLAKALQKKRRVG; this is translated from the coding sequence ATGGCGACTAAGCTTCAGCCGCTCCCAAACGGTGCCATACCGCCTGGAGAATATCTTCTGGAAGAACTCGAAGCCCGTGGGATAACGCAAAAAGAGTTGGCGCGGCGGATGCGGCGGCCTCTGAACGCCATCAACGAAATCATCAACGGCAAAAAGGCCGTCACGGCGGAGACAGCCCTACAGCTCGAATCGGTGATGCCTGAGATACGCGCGCGATTTTGGCTGAACCTTGAGACGGAACACCAGTTGGCAAAAGCCCTGCAGAAAAAGCGCCGGGTTGGGTAG
- a CDS encoding 3-oxoacid CoA-transferase subunit B — protein sequence MKQPLDHETMAMRAARELQDGDVVNLGIGIPGMASNFVPEGRTVIFHSESGVLGFGPLVDEPEGDVDLINAGGQFISGLPGMSFFSPADAFAMIRGGHVDVTIIGGLQVSEKGDLANWMMPNRGIGNVGGAMDLAAGARKIIVTMEHVTKDGQLKIVRRCSYPLTGLACVNLIITDQAVIEVTPKGLLLLETAPGYTPDDIQKVTEPKLLIAKDVKEVSL from the coding sequence ATGAAACAGCCCCTGGACCACGAGACGATGGCGATGCGCGCGGCGCGGGAGCTGCAAGACGGCGATGTGGTGAACCTCGGCATCGGCATCCCGGGGATGGCCTCCAACTTCGTCCCGGAAGGCCGCACCGTCATCTTCCATAGCGAAAGCGGCGTCTTGGGCTTCGGCCCCTTGGTGGACGAGCCTGAGGGAGACGTGGACCTCATCAACGCAGGCGGGCAGTTCATCAGCGGCCTGCCCGGGATGAGCTTCTTCAGCCCGGCCGACGCCTTCGCCATGATCCGCGGCGGGCATGTTGACGTGACCATCATCGGCGGCCTCCAGGTCTCCGAGAAGGGCGACCTGGCGAACTGGATGATGCCCAACCGGGGCATCGGCAACGTCGGCGGGGCGATGGACCTCGCCGCCGGCGCGCGCAAGATCATCGTCACGATGGAGCACGTGACCAAGGACGGCCAACTGAAGATCGTGAGGCGGTGCAGCTACCCGCTCACGGGCCTCGCCTGCGTCAACCTCATCATCACGGACCAGGCCGTGATCGAAGTGACCCCCAAGGGGCTCCTCCTCCTTGAGACGGCGCCGGGCTACACGCCCGACGATATTCAGAAGGTGACCGAGCCGAAGCTCCTCATCGCGAAGGACGTGAAAGAAGTCTCCCTCTAG
- the moaC gene encoding cyclic pyranopterin monophosphate synthase MoaC, giving the protein MGQGPQRPPDPGSGGPPGQQGGGFVTPMKRTLTHLDASGKAAMVDVSHKADTERVAIAKGRVTMEPATLALIKKGKVVKGDVLSVARLAGIMAAKKTHELVPLCHPLPLTSIAVELQPAPPNAVEITATVKTTGKTGVEMEAMTAVSIAGLTIYDMCKAVDRRMRIEAVRLVRKSGGKSGDIILE; this is encoded by the coding sequence ATGGGTCAAGGGCCACAACGGCCACCCGATCCAGGAAGCGGTGGACCGCCTGGCCAGCAAGGCGGCGGATTTGTGACGCCGATGAAGCGCACGCTTACCCACCTCGACGCCTCCGGCAAGGCCGCGATGGTGGACGTCTCCCACAAGGCCGATACGGAGCGTGTCGCCATCGCCAAGGGGCGCGTCACCATGGAGCCGGCGACGCTCGCCCTCATCAAGAAAGGAAAAGTTGTGAAGGGCGACGTCCTCTCCGTCGCGCGGCTGGCGGGCATCATGGCCGCCAAGAAGACCCACGAGCTGGTTCCCCTCTGCCACCCCCTGCCGCTAACGAGCATCGCGGTTGAGCTTCAGCCCGCGCCGCCCAACGCCGTGGAGATCACGGCCACCGTCAAGACAACGGGGAAGACGGGCGTTGAGATGGAGGCGATGACCGCGGTCTCCATCGCTGGCCTGACCATCTACGATATGTGCAAGGCCGTGGACCGCCGCATGCGCATCGAGGCCGTCCGGCTCGTCCGCAAGAGCGGCGGCAAGAGCGGCGACATCATCCTGGAATGA
- the ruvA gene encoding Holliday junction branch migration protein RuvA: protein MIASVQGIVEFIGPDHLVVNVGGVGLQVFTSSATLQSIGGTGRRARLVTHLHVTEDALSLYGFAADEELRLFKLLTGVSGIGPKTALKMLSSLAASDLVTAIVNADEGTLTRIPGVGKKTAARICLELKATLAKEWSLTPGVKGPVMDDDALDALTSLGYSLAEARNALAAVQQGKKKMTVEEKVQRALQQLGR from the coding sequence ATGATCGCCTCTGTGCAGGGCATCGTTGAGTTCATCGGCCCCGATCACCTTGTTGTGAACGTCGGCGGTGTGGGCCTACAGGTCTTCACCTCGTCGGCCACGCTGCAGTCCATCGGCGGGACGGGGAGGCGCGCGCGCCTGGTCACGCACCTCCACGTGACGGAAGACGCCCTCTCCCTCTACGGCTTTGCCGCCGATGAGGAACTGCGCCTTTTCAAGCTGCTGACGGGCGTTAGCGGCATCGGCCCGAAGACGGCCCTCAAGATGCTCTCTAGCTTGGCGGCGAGCGACCTGGTGACGGCCATCGTGAACGCCGACGAGGGGACGCTGACGCGAATCCCCGGCGTGGGGAAGAAGACAGCGGCGCGCATCTGCCTGGAGCTGAAGGCTACCCTTGCAAAGGAGTGGTCGCTGACCCCCGGGGTGAAGGGCCCGGTGATGGACGACGACGCCCTGGATGCGCTCACCTCGCTCGGCTATTCGCTTGCCGAGGCGCGGAACGCCCTTGCCGCCGTTCAGCAGGGTAAGAAGAAGATGACCGTCGAAGAGAAGGTCCAGCGCGCGCTGCAGCAGCTGGGGCGGTAG
- a CDS encoding ribonuclease HI — protein MIQVYTDGACKGNPGPGGWAAIVIDEAGNRQPYFGGPVAHTTNQRMEVTAAIEGLEHTPAGSEIALFSDSLYVVNTMMQGWKRRANHDLWARLDRLVMKRKVRFEWVKGHNGHPIQEAVDRLASKAADL, from the coding sequence ATGATCCAGGTCTACACAGACGGCGCCTGCAAGGGCAATCCCGGCCCCGGGGGCTGGGCCGCCATCGTCATAGACGAGGCGGGGAATAGACAGCCCTACTTCGGCGGCCCTGTGGCGCACACGACGAACCAGCGCATGGAGGTCACCGCCGCCATCGAGGGCTTGGAGCACACGCCCGCAGGCTCGGAGATCGCGCTTTTCAGCGACAGCCTCTACGTGGTGAACACGATGATGCAGGGCTGGAAGCGCCGCGCCAATCACGACCTCTGGGCTCGGCTCGACCGCCTGGTGATGAAGCGCAAGGTTCGCTTCGAATGGGTCAAGGGCCACAACGGCCACCCGATCCAGGAAGCGGTGGACCGCCTGGCCAGCAAGGCGGCGGATTTGTGA
- the rpsP gene encoding 30S ribosomal protein S16, whose product MLRMRLRREGARMQPTYRIVVADSKAPRNGGFIEVIGFYNPKTNPSTVKIDEARAAHWLKMGASPSEPVARILKQSKIAG is encoded by the coding sequence ATGTTGCGAATGAGACTCCGCCGCGAGGGCGCCCGGATGCAGCCCACCTACCGTATCGTCGTCGCCGATTCCAAAGCCCCCCGCAATGGCGGCTTCATTGAGGTGATCGGCTTCTACAACCCGAAGACGAACCCCTCCACCGTGAAGATTGACGAGGCCCGCGCCGCCCACTGGCTCAAGATGGGCGCCTCGCCTTCCGAGCCCGTCGCACGCATCCTCAAGCAGAGCAAGATCGCAGGGTAA
- a CDS encoding CoA transferase subunit A, translating to MNKVFPSFAAAVADIRDGATVMIGGFAGPGGMPSNLILALRNHGAKNLTLISNTAGLPGFAAHKGQTIINQSVLFENKQVKKLIATYPVPRSMSIVSAFQKEWQAGNVELEVVPQGTYAERLRAGGAGIAAFYTPTAVGTDLAKGKEVRTFDGRDYVLERALKADFALIHAHKADTMGNLVYRGTSRSFNVHMAAAARVTIVEVDELVEAGALDPEHIVTPGLYVKRIVVRKKDQR from the coding sequence ATCAACAAAGTCTTCCCCTCCTTCGCCGCCGCCGTCGCCGATATACGAGACGGCGCCACGGTGATGATCGGCGGCTTCGCCGGCCCTGGCGGCATGCCCAGCAACCTCATCTTGGCCCTGCGCAACCACGGCGCCAAGAACCTCACCCTCATCAGCAACACCGCAGGACTCCCCGGCTTCGCCGCCCACAAGGGCCAAACGATCATCAACCAGTCTGTCCTCTTCGAGAACAAGCAGGTTAAGAAGCTCATCGCCACCTATCCCGTGCCGCGCTCCATGTCCATCGTCAGCGCCTTCCAGAAGGAATGGCAGGCGGGCAACGTGGAGCTGGAAGTGGTGCCCCAGGGCACCTACGCCGAGCGCCTCAGAGCGGGCGGCGCGGGCATCGCCGCCTTCTATACGCCGACGGCGGTGGGTACCGACCTCGCCAAGGGCAAAGAGGTCCGCACCTTCGACGGTCGCGACTACGTGCTGGAGCGCGCGCTCAAGGCCGACTTCGCCCTCATCCACGCTCACAAGGCCGACACCATGGGAAACCTGGTCTACCGGGGAACCTCCCGCTCCTTCAATGTGCATATGGCTGCGGCCGCCAGAGTAACCATCGTGGAGGTGGACGAGCTGGTGGAAGCGGGTGCCCTGGACCCGGAGCATATCGTGACGCCGGGCCTCTATGTGAAGCGGATCGTGGTGCGGAAGAAGGATCAGCGATGA
- a CDS encoding KH domain-containing protein, giving the protein MKELIEYIAKSITDKPDQVVVTESQEEGRTVLRLDVAPEDKGKVIGRQGRVVQAMRTLLRVAAVKKGTRATLEIPSDRPPPPEQ; this is encoded by the coding sequence ATGAAGGAACTCATCGAATATATCGCGAAGTCCATAACCGATAAGCCCGACCAGGTTGTGGTGACGGAGTCGCAGGAAGAGGGTCGCACGGTCCTGCGGCTGGATGTTGCGCCTGAGGATAAGGGCAAGGTTATCGGCCGTCAGGGGCGCGTTGTGCAGGCGATGCGCACGCTCTTGCGCGTTGCCGCAGTGAAGAAGGGCACCCGCGCCACCCTGGAGATCCCGTCCGACCGCCCTCCTCCGCCTGAGCAGTAG